From Phragmites australis chromosome 5, lpPhrAust1.1, whole genome shotgun sequence, a single genomic window includes:
- the LOC133919377 gene encoding arginine decarboxylase 2-like, with product MAKNYGELYNILGWGDPYFAVNAEGHLCAKPHGRETMPGQEIDVHSVIVKALATTTNDKKKVQFPMILRFPDVLKNRLDSLHAAFKGAIDNSGYMSRYQGVFPIKVNQNKTIVQDLINFGYSESYGLEAGSKPELLIAMSCLTKAKPGAYLICNGYKDADYIALALSARAMGLNAIIVLEMEEELDIVIEQSNKLGIEPVIGVRAKLLTKIPGHFGSTAGKHGKFGLLAEKIYEVAEKLKKIDKLQWLKLLHFHVGSMIPTTEIVYNAASEAAGIYCDLVNKFGAEMTTLDCGGGLGIDYDGTRSGSSDMSVAYGLEQYASSIVQAVRLKCEYNGVLHPVLCTESGRAMVSHHSMIILEALSAIPEPQEEDTPEQLLSKIQDLSSKQPRAAVRGGNGAAAMYSHAIDLKKHGIEMYKLGKKLSKRVTGDSSTIYNYHMNLSVFSLVPDFWGIGQLFPMMPVSRLDEKPTLMGTLVDITCDSDGKMEKFIGGSETLPLHPLDPELGGYYVAALLSGAYQEALACKHNLFSGPTLVRVKSSGSDGAFDIVSVNLGPTTEEVISTMRYNVDEDISSVIEELAKKTEVWATVEPLMTKGLTTMPYLNEYKAPKTT from the coding sequence ATGGCCAAGAACTACGGCGAACTCTACAACATCCTCGGCTGGGGTGACCCCTACTTCGCGGTGAACGCGGAGGGCCACCTCTGCGCTAAGCCACATGGCCGTGAGACGATGCCCGGTCAGGAGATCGACGTCCACTCAGTCATCGTGAAAGCTTTAGCGACCACCACCAATGACAAGAAAAAGGTCCAGTTCCCCATGATCCTCCGCTTCCCCGACGTGCTCAAGAACCGTCTCGACTCGCTCCATGCTGCATTCAAGGGCGCCATCGACAACTCCGGGTACATGTCCAGGTATCAGGGCGTGTTCCCGATCAAGGTGAATCAGAACAAGACCATTGTGCAGGACCTGATTAACTTCGGCTACAGCGAGAGCTATGGGCTCGAGGCTGGCTCCAAGCCTGAACTGCTCATCGCAATGAGCTGCCTCACCAAAGCCAAGCCTGGAGCCTACTTGATATGCAATGGTTACAAGGATGCGGACTACATCGCGCTCGCGCTCTCGGCGCGAGCCATGGGCCTGAACGCCATCATCGTgctggagatggaggaggagctTGACATCGTCATCGAGCAGAGCAACAAGCTGGGAATAGAGCCGGTCATCGGTGTTCGCGCCAAGCTTCTCACTAAGATACCAGGCCACTTCGGGTCGACGGCCGGCAAGCACGGAAAGTTCGGCCTGCTCGCTGAGAAGATCTACGAGGTGGccgagaagctcaagaagatcgACAAGCTGCAGTGGCTCAAACTGCTGCACTTCCACGTCGGCTCCATGATCCCGACGACGGAGATAGTGTACAATGCAGCGAGTGAGGCCGCTGGCATCTACTGCGACCTGGTGAACAAGTTCGGCGCGGAGATGACCACGCTGGACTGTGGTGGCGGGCTCGGAATCGACTACGACGGAACCCGGTCGGGAAGCTCCGACATGTCGGTGGCGTACGGGCTGGAGCAGTACGCGTCCAGCATTGTGCAGGCAGTGCGGCTCAAGTGCGAGTACAACGGCGTCCTGCACCCGGTGCTGTGCACCGAGAGCGGGCGCGCCATGGTGTCGCACCACTCCATGATCATCCTTGAAGCGCTCTCGGCGATCCCAGAGCCGCAAGAGGAGGACACCCCTGAGCAGCTGCTGAGCAAGATCCAGGACCTCTCTTCGAAGCAGCCGAGAGCTGCAGTTCGTGGCGGCAACGGCGCGGCGGCCATGTACTCGCACGCTATAGACCTCAAAAAGCATGGCATCGAGATGTACAAGCTGGGCAAGAAGCTATCCAAGAGGGTCACCGGCGACTCCAGCACCATCTACAACTACCACATGAACCTCTCCGTCTTCTCGCTGGTGCCCGACTTCTGGGGCATCGGGCAGCTCTTCCCGATGATGCCGGTGAGCCGGCTCGACGAGAAGCCGACGCTCATGGGCACGCTCGTCGACATCACCTGCGACAGTGACGGGAAGATGGAGAAGTTCATCGGCGGGAGCGAGACATTGCCGCTGCACCCGCTGGACCCGGAGCTCGGTGGCTACTACGTGGCTGCGCTCCTATCCGGGGCGTACCAGGAGGCCTTGGCCTGCAAACACAACCTATTCAGTGGCCCGACCCTCGTGCGTGTCAAGAGTTCCGGCAGTGATGGTGCCTTCGACATCGTCTCGGTCAACTTGGGCCCGACGACGGAGGAGGTCATCAGCACCATGAGGTACAACGTCGATGAAGACATTAGCAGCGTCATCGAGGAGCTCGCCAAGAAGACCGAAGTGTGGGCGACGGTGGAGCCGCTTATGACGAAGGGGCTTACCACCATGCCCTACCTCAACGAATACAAGGCCCCCAAAACCACTTGA